The Candidatus Koribacter versatilis Ellin345 genome has a segment encoding these proteins:
- a CDS encoding PKD domain-containing protein: MSMDKEVAPSRKLIAGVLLMMLVVSLSALAQQQTAAPSASTTTSAPHNELFAGYSWYDPRGYYTGDVAGVAFKAPSITPGFAAAYTRNYGNVFGFTVDYSGHFGDANHVNTFLVGPQLKWRAEHFQPFGQILAGLAVISAPNTIRGTQYQGAVGAGGGFDLLLTEKFGIRLLQADYIYTNWEQGAATGTPSRWNSVRLQGGLLYQWGFNPTVPVSAACSAQPSSIMAGEPVKVTATGSNFNPKKTVSYAWTSTGGKVSGTDATTTVDTNGLAPGTYTVKATLSDGAKKNPNVAECNATFTVNEPPKHPPTISCTANPSTVRAGDACNIACNGNSPDGRPLTYTHNATGGRLTPDGANATLDTTGAAAGPITVNSTVSDDRGLTASTSSSCSVEAPPAAPTASKLNEITFPNEKKPARVDNTAKAILDDVALRLQREPSSKAVVVGYATAEETKKKANANLAAQRAVNTKACLDGEEVSCENQSKQIDPSRIEVRTGTGDQNKAEIWIVPSGASFTGEGTTPVDESKFKAQARTAAGAKAAKKAPKKAAK; encoded by the coding sequence ATGTCAATGGATAAAGAAGTGGCTCCCAGCCGTAAGTTAATCGCAGGGGTGCTGCTCATGATGCTCGTTGTGTCGCTTTCGGCGCTGGCGCAACAGCAAACAGCAGCACCGTCTGCCAGCACCACCACCTCAGCCCCCCACAACGAATTATTCGCTGGCTATTCCTGGTACGACCCGCGTGGCTATTACACGGGAGATGTCGCTGGCGTGGCCTTCAAGGCTCCCTCGATCACACCAGGTTTCGCCGCAGCCTATACGCGTAACTACGGCAACGTATTCGGCTTCACCGTCGATTACAGCGGTCACTTTGGCGATGCCAACCACGTCAACACGTTCCTCGTGGGACCGCAGTTGAAGTGGCGTGCTGAGCACTTCCAGCCCTTCGGCCAGATACTGGCTGGCTTGGCTGTCATCAGCGCTCCCAATACCATTCGCGGAACGCAGTACCAGGGCGCAGTTGGCGCAGGCGGCGGTTTCGACCTTCTGCTGACTGAGAAATTCGGCATTCGCCTCCTGCAAGCCGATTACATCTACACCAATTGGGAACAGGGCGCGGCCACGGGTACTCCGAGCCGTTGGAACTCCGTACGCCTCCAGGGCGGCCTCCTTTACCAGTGGGGCTTCAACCCGACCGTTCCGGTTTCGGCCGCTTGCAGCGCGCAGCCTTCGTCGATCATGGCGGGCGAGCCTGTGAAGGTCACCGCTACGGGATCTAACTTCAACCCCAAGAAGACCGTCAGCTACGCGTGGACGAGCACCGGTGGCAAAGTCAGCGGCACCGACGCAACCACCACGGTTGACACCAACGGTCTTGCCCCGGGTACCTACACCGTGAAAGCGACGCTCAGCGATGGCGCGAAGAAGAACCCGAACGTCGCAGAGTGCAACGCGACCTTCACCGTCAACGAACCGCCGAAGCATCCGCCGACAATTTCTTGCACGGCGAATCCGTCGACCGTTCGCGCGGGTGACGCTTGCAACATCGCTTGCAACGGCAACAGCCCGGATGGACGTCCGTTGACCTACACCCACAACGCGACCGGTGGCCGCCTGACGCCTGACGGCGCCAATGCGACCCTCGATACGACGGGTGCAGCAGCGGGTCCGATCACCGTTAACAGCACCGTGAGCGACGATCGCGGCCTTACCGCCTCGACTTCGTCTTCGTGCAGCGTGGAAGCTCCGCCGGCCGCTCCGACCGCGAGCAAGCTGAACGAAATCACCTTCCCGAACGAGAAGAAGCCAGCTCGTGTGGACAACACCGCCAAGGCGATCCTCGATGACGTTGCGCTGCGCCTGCAGCGTGAGCCGTCGTCCAAGGCCGTCGTGGTTGGTTACGCCACCGCGGAAGAAACCAAGAAGAAGGCCAACGCAAACCTCGCCGCACAGCGCGCCGTTAACACCAAGGCCTGCCTCGACGGTGAAGAGGTATCTTGCGAGAACCAGAGCAAACAGATCGACCCGAGCCGCATTGAAGTTCGCACCGGCACGGGCGACCAGAACAAGGCCGAGATCTGGATCGTACCGTCCGGCGCCAGCTTCACCGGCGAAGGCACGACCCCGGTCGACGAAAGCAAGTTCAAGGCGCAGGCTCGTACCGCTGCCGGCGCTAAGGCTGCCAAGAAGGCCCCGAAGAAGGCTGCGAAGTAG
- a CDS encoding glycosyltransferase family 4 protein: protein MHVLVTADTIGGVWTYARELVTGLVRRGVRVTLVSFGEIPSPAQTEWLDTVRSVDFRATAFRLEWMQEARDDIDASSEYLHAIIDEVRPDVLHLNQFAYGALKVDIPKIVVAHSDVVSWWASVKGEVPNEIPWMAWYRDVVQSGLEQATTVVAPSRWMLDNVERYYCEPRASSVIYNGRSPLLFNPHVSKEAGIVSVGRLWDSGKQVSLLLHGVARMPITIAGTEQHPDEVFREGSPFAFIDRTRVRVIGHQSEGQLRHIYSRASIYAATSRYEPFGLAPLEAALSRCALVANDIPSFREIWGESACYFDSNDAASLFDALNRMAGNRDLRLTFANLAYNRARQYFNADRMVDEYLALYRKLGARTQAA from the coding sequence ATGCACGTACTCGTCACGGCAGACACGATTGGCGGCGTTTGGACCTACGCCAGGGAACTGGTGACGGGCCTGGTGCGTCGTGGGGTGCGCGTAACGCTGGTCAGCTTCGGCGAGATCCCGTCGCCCGCACAGACCGAGTGGCTCGATACCGTCCGCTCCGTTGATTTCCGTGCCACCGCCTTCCGCCTGGAATGGATGCAGGAAGCGCGCGACGATATCGACGCTTCCTCTGAATACCTGCACGCGATCATTGATGAAGTCCGTCCTGACGTTCTGCACCTGAATCAGTTCGCCTACGGCGCCCTCAAAGTAGACATTCCGAAGATCGTCGTCGCCCACAGCGATGTCGTCAGCTGGTGGGCATCGGTGAAGGGCGAGGTACCGAACGAGATCCCGTGGATGGCCTGGTACCGCGATGTGGTTCAGTCTGGCCTCGAGCAGGCGACCACCGTCGTCGCGCCATCGCGCTGGATGCTCGACAACGTCGAGCGCTATTACTGCGAACCTCGTGCCTCGAGCGTTATCTACAACGGACGTTCACCCTTATTGTTTAACCCTCACGTCAGCAAGGAAGCCGGGATTGTTTCTGTCGGACGCCTCTGGGACTCCGGCAAGCAGGTTTCGCTCCTGCTTCATGGCGTAGCTCGCATGCCCATCACTATTGCCGGCACCGAACAGCATCCCGACGAAGTATTTCGCGAAGGCTCGCCCTTCGCGTTCATCGATCGCACTCGTGTGCGCGTCATAGGCCATCAATCCGAAGGTCAACTGCGCCACATTTACAGTCGGGCCTCGATCTACGCCGCAACCTCGCGCTACGAACCTTTCGGCCTTGCGCCGCTGGAAGCCGCATTGTCGCGTTGTGCCCTCGTCGCCAACGATATCCCCAGCTTTCGCGAGATATGGGGCGAGTCGGCGTGCTATTTCGATTCGAACGATGCCGCGTCGTTGTTCGATGCTCTCAATCGAATGGCGGGCAATCGCGATCTGCGTCTCACCTTCGCCAATCTCGCCTATAACCGCGCGCGCCAGTACTTCAATGCGGACCGCATGGTGGACGAATATTTGGCGCTCTATCGAAAACTGGGAGCGCGCACGCAAGCAGCATGA
- a CDS encoding NAD-dependent epimerase/dehydratase family protein, with product MRKRILVTGGAGFVGSHLVDALLRAGHSVRVFDNLSPQVHPHGLPSYLATDIEFIQGDMRDLDAVRRSLENIDVIFHKAAAVGVGQSMYEISHYMSANTQGTANLLQAMLDSRRDFEKLVVASSMSIYGEGKYRCAEHGDIAPEPRPIDQLRKKEWEALCPVCNAKLAPIPTDESKRLQCTSIYALSKKDQEEMCLLYGRTYGAPVVALRYFNIYGTRQALSNPYTGVAAIFASRLLNHRSPMIFEDGEQQRDFVSVHDIVQANLLAMDREEANGLAINIGSGAPISISQVADILGAALGLHVEPEITGKYRAGDIRHCFADIGLAQKVLGYRPKHRFADGIGELVAWLRNQSATDKVSDATQQLTAYGLTA from the coding sequence ATGAGAAAACGAATCCTGGTCACGGGCGGCGCGGGGTTTGTGGGATCGCACTTGGTCGACGCCTTGCTCCGTGCAGGCCACAGCGTTCGCGTCTTTGACAACCTCTCGCCCCAGGTGCATCCACACGGCTTGCCAAGCTATCTCGCCACCGACATCGAGTTCATTCAAGGCGACATGCGCGACCTTGACGCCGTTCGCCGCTCGCTCGAAAACATCGACGTCATCTTTCACAAAGCCGCTGCTGTCGGCGTTGGACAGTCCATGTATGAGATTTCCCATTACATGAGCGCTAACACGCAGGGCACCGCCAACTTGCTGCAAGCGATGCTCGACAGCCGCCGCGATTTCGAGAAGCTGGTTGTCGCCTCCTCAATGTCCATCTACGGCGAAGGGAAGTACCGGTGCGCCGAGCACGGCGACATTGCTCCCGAGCCTCGGCCGATCGATCAATTGCGGAAGAAGGAGTGGGAAGCGCTTTGCCCCGTCTGTAACGCGAAGCTCGCGCCTATTCCCACCGACGAATCCAAGCGGTTGCAGTGCACTTCCATCTACGCCCTCTCGAAAAAAGACCAGGAAGAGATGTGTCTTCTCTATGGCCGCACCTATGGAGCGCCGGTGGTCGCATTGCGATACTTCAACATCTACGGCACGCGGCAGGCGCTTTCGAACCCTTACACCGGTGTGGCAGCGATCTTTGCCTCGCGCTTGCTGAATCACCGCTCTCCCATGATTTTCGAAGATGGCGAGCAGCAGCGGGATTTCGTCAGTGTGCACGACATCGTGCAGGCGAATTTGCTGGCTATGGACCGCGAAGAGGCGAACGGCCTGGCCATCAACATCGGCTCAGGCGCGCCAATCTCGATTTCTCAAGTAGCTGACATTCTCGGCGCCGCCCTCGGCCTTCACGTCGAGCCTGAAATCACCGGCAAGTATCGCGCCGGAGACATTCGCCACTGTTTCGCTGACATCGGTCTGGCGCAGAAGGTCCTCGGCTACCGGCCCAAGCATCGCTTCGCGGATGGCATCGGTGAGCTCGTTGCCTGGCTGCGCAATCAGTCCGCTACCGACAAGGTCTCGGATGCCACGCAGCAGCTCACGGCTTACGGATTGACGGCTTAG
- a CDS encoding glycosyl hydrolase: protein MVEAVMLWNEPNNLSHWDFKIDPEWKAFAEMTIAAARAIREVNPDLKIVLGGISPIDPHFIELLTGHGVIDAVDVVAIHGFPLDWNHWNIHEWPKKVDEIRAVTSKPVWVTEVGASSFGAEEVQEWGVRKTAELLLPIVERVYWYSLFDLPASWSATTRHKEAEGSSYYRHYYMGLLREDGSVKPAALTFPKGLGICQWFHFEDHRLELGVDWLRKLGVKYLRTGVSWADWYRPNAEAWFDVQMSALQQFATTMTLCFTPEHLGVQPHYTSPPSNPADFADFARWAVTRYAPKAVVDQDLELKVGRK, encoded by the coding sequence ATGGTTGAAGCAGTCATGCTCTGGAATGAGCCCAACAACCTGTCGCATTGGGACTTCAAGATCGATCCGGAGTGGAAGGCATTTGCAGAGATGACGATCGCGGCAGCCCGCGCGATCCGCGAGGTCAATCCAGACCTCAAGATCGTGCTGGGCGGAATCTCGCCGATTGATCCGCACTTTATCGAGTTGCTCACTGGCCATGGCGTCATTGACGCCGTGGATGTCGTCGCCATTCACGGCTTCCCGCTCGACTGGAACCACTGGAACATCCATGAGTGGCCAAAGAAGGTGGACGAAATCCGCGCCGTCACCAGCAAACCGGTCTGGGTAACGGAAGTCGGCGCTTCTTCCTTCGGTGCCGAAGAAGTGCAGGAGTGGGGCGTCCGCAAGACGGCGGAATTGCTCCTGCCCATAGTCGAGCGCGTGTACTGGTACAGCCTGTTTGACCTGCCGGCCTCGTGGTCGGCCACCACGCGCCACAAGGAAGCCGAAGGCAGTTCGTATTACCGGCACTACTACATGGGCCTTCTGCGCGAAGACGGTTCGGTCAAGCCCGCCGCACTGACGTTTCCCAAGGGCCTCGGCATCTGCCAGTGGTTCCACTTCGAAGACCATCGCCTGGAACTCGGTGTGGATTGGCTGAGAAAGCTCGGCGTCAAGTACCTGCGCACCGGGGTGAGCTGGGCAGACTGGTATCGCCCCAATGCAGAAGCGTGGTTCGACGTCCAGATGAGTGCGCTGCAGCAGTTTGCAACCACGATGACGCTTTGTTTCACGCCGGAACATCTCGGGGTTCAGCCGCATTACACCAGTCCTCCCAGCAATCCCGCTGACTTCGCGGATTTCGCGCGTTGGGCCGTCACGCGTTATGCCCCGAAAGCCGTGGTCGATCAAGATCTCGAACTGAAGGTCGGGCGCAAATGA
- a CDS encoding sigma-54-dependent transcriptional regulator has protein sequence MTVQQASTEANLLNLLIVDDERVVREGCRDVAQTLGFSTFTAENAEQAYKILDSTSVDVILLDLRLPGIGGLEALRQIKQRRPETIVIVVTGYATVQSAVQAMKHGAFDYVTKPFNMDELRILLDRVTGHLKLTTENRMLREQVKARHGFGGMVGRAPEMERLYRIITKAANSTHPVLIMGESGTGKEVVARAVHYTGCYKDKPFIPVDCGSLVPTLIESELFGYVKGAFTGAQHSKQGLLAMADGGTVFLDEIGELPIDLQSKLLRALQEKEIRPVGGTRAVPINVRILAATNRDLEQAVQQGTFRRDLYFRLNVLTLRIPPLRDRKQDIPLLVGHFLERTERATGFQRNISDEALKLMLTYDWPGNVRELEHCLDRACALTSGPTINTLDLPTTIQNWHVQTQTVLAPQAPAAPTNGIVPIAEMEKQAILEAIERLHGDKLEAARLLGIGKTTLYRKLKEYGAAI, from the coding sequence ATGACGGTACAACAAGCGAGCACTGAGGCGAACCTCCTGAATTTGCTGATCGTGGACGACGAACGAGTGGTGCGGGAGGGCTGCCGCGATGTGGCACAAACTCTCGGCTTCTCAACTTTCACCGCGGAGAATGCGGAACAGGCCTACAAGATCCTCGACAGCACCAGTGTCGATGTCATCCTGCTCGATCTGCGCCTGCCCGGCATTGGCGGGCTCGAAGCCTTGCGCCAGATCAAGCAGCGCCGTCCTGAAACCATTGTCATCGTGGTGACTGGATATGCCACCGTGCAGTCCGCGGTGCAGGCGATGAAACACGGCGCATTCGACTACGTGACCAAGCCGTTCAACATGGACGAATTGCGCATCCTTCTCGACCGCGTCACCGGTCACCTGAAATTGACCACCGAGAACCGCATGCTGCGCGAGCAGGTAAAGGCACGACACGGATTCGGCGGCATGGTTGGCCGTGCGCCCGAAATGGAACGCCTTTATCGCATCATCACCAAAGCCGCGAACAGCACCCATCCCGTCTTGATCATGGGCGAGAGCGGTACCGGCAAGGAAGTGGTAGCGCGCGCCGTGCACTACACCGGTTGCTACAAAGACAAACCGTTCATCCCCGTGGATTGCGGCTCGCTGGTGCCGACGCTGATCGAGAGCGAACTCTTCGGTTACGTCAAAGGTGCCTTCACCGGGGCGCAGCATTCCAAGCAAGGGCTGCTTGCGATGGCAGACGGCGGTACGGTCTTCCTCGACGAAATCGGCGAACTGCCCATCGACCTGCAATCGAAGCTGCTTCGCGCGCTCCAGGAAAAAGAGATTCGTCCGGTGGGTGGAACTCGCGCCGTGCCGATCAACGTCCGTATCCTCGCCGCTACCAACCGCGATCTCGAACAGGCCGTCCAGCAAGGCACCTTCCGCCGCGACCTCTACTTCCGTCTTAACGTGCTCACGCTTCGCATTCCTCCACTCCGTGACCGCAAACAGGACATCCCGCTTCTTGTCGGGCATTTCCTGGAGCGGACGGAACGCGCCACCGGCTTCCAGCGCAACATCAGCGACGAAGCCCTCAAACTCATGCTCACCTACGACTGGCCCGGAAACGTGCGCGAGCTCGAGCATTGTCTCGATCGTGCGTGCGCGCTCACCAGCGGGCCGACCATCAACACTCTCGATCTTCCGACAACGATCCAGAACTGGCATGTCCAGACGCAAACGGTCCTGGCGCCGCAAGCGCCGGCAGCGCCAACCAATGGCATCGTGCCTATTGCGGAGATGGAGAAGCAAGCCATACTCGAGGCCATCGAACGGCTGCACGGCGACAAGCTCGAAGCCGCCCGTCTGCTCGGCATCGGCAAAACCACGTTGTATCGAAAACTGAAGGAATACGGCGCCGCAATCTAG
- a CDS encoding VPS10 domain-containing protein produces MRKLFSLLFVLLLAVTLASASSWKELGPDGGDARSLAFDPHNPDRILLGTSSGQLYMSNDRGHSWNRFAQIGLGDDYVLDNTAFDPSDPNTIYIGVWSVEHQRDAGDLYVTRDGGKSWKTIEGMRGKSIRALSIAPSNSKTLVIGALDGVYRSDDSGETWRRISPENHAEIKNIESIAIDPKNPDVVYAGTWHLPWKTDDGGKSWHHIKEGVIDDSDVFSIIVDFSNPSTVFASACSGIYKSESAGNLFHKVTGIPATARRTRVLMQDPKNPQIVYAGTTEGLYKTLDGGKTFKRMTGPEVIVNDVSVDPRDTSRVLLATDRSGVLASENGGATFTQSNRGYSHRQVSSLLVDSKDPNTIYVGLLNDRDFGGMYVSRDAGSTWSQASKGLKDRDVFTLRQAGDGDIFAGTNHGVMKFSSKTLLWEPASVVVKEKTTPGPKIPAKVVKGKKIPAHEGTPKVTIEKSELTSQVSQLVFTPALWYAAASSGVYSSKDDGKTWQHADIEGDVRFLAIGAFGDKAFAASALDGYVTTDHGGHWTQVSVPKFITGIYDAAVGFDQSLWLATQQGALRSGDDGKTWEHVTAGLPWKHVLTVSLDTANNRMLATSRDGRGVYSSSDNGQTWKYSDDAGLLVRSAVGYRGGYLAATAYNGVAISSAPGHSATAPSASGSGNSN; encoded by the coding sequence ATGCGCAAGCTGTTTTCGCTGCTGTTTGTCCTGTTGTTGGCTGTGACCCTCGCATCGGCTTCATCGTGGAAAGAACTTGGTCCAGATGGCGGCGACGCCCGCAGTCTCGCGTTCGACCCTCACAATCCCGACCGCATTCTGCTGGGTACAAGTTCCGGCCAGCTCTACATGTCCAATGATCGCGGACACTCCTGGAATCGCTTCGCGCAGATCGGCCTCGGCGACGACTATGTCCTCGACAACACCGCGTTCGATCCCAGCGATCCGAACACGATTTACATCGGTGTGTGGAGTGTGGAGCACCAGCGTGACGCCGGCGATCTCTATGTCACTCGCGACGGTGGCAAGTCATGGAAGACCATCGAGGGCATGCGCGGTAAATCGATTCGCGCTCTTTCCATCGCGCCGAGCAATTCGAAGACTCTGGTCATCGGCGCACTCGATGGCGTCTATCGCAGCGACGACAGTGGTGAAACCTGGCGGCGTATCTCCCCGGAAAATCACGCGGAGATCAAGAACATTGAATCCATCGCCATCGATCCCAAAAATCCCGACGTCGTTTACGCTGGCACCTGGCACCTGCCGTGGAAGACCGATGACGGAGGCAAGTCATGGCACCACATCAAAGAGGGCGTCATTGACGACTCCGACGTCTTCTCCATCATCGTCGACTTCTCGAACCCTTCTACGGTATTCGCCAGCGCGTGCTCCGGTATCTACAAGAGCGAAAGCGCAGGCAATCTCTTCCATAAAGTTACTGGCATTCCTGCCACGGCGCGCCGTACGCGCGTGCTGATGCAGGACCCGAAGAACCCGCAGATTGTTTACGCCGGCACCACGGAAGGGCTTTACAAGACCCTCGATGGCGGTAAGACGTTCAAGCGCATGACCGGCCCGGAAGTCATCGTTAACGATGTCTCCGTCGATCCGCGCGACACCAGCCGCGTGCTGCTGGCAACCGATCGCAGCGGTGTTCTCGCCAGCGAAAACGGCGGCGCCACGTTCACGCAGTCAAACCGCGGCTACTCGCATCGCCAGGTCTCATCGCTGCTGGTGGATTCGAAAGATCCCAACACGATCTATGTCGGACTGCTGAACGATCGCGACTTCGGTGGCATGTATGTCTCGCGCGACGCCGGATCTACCTGGTCACAGGCGAGCAAGGGCCTGAAAGACCGCGATGTCTTCACTCTTCGCCAGGCAGGTGATGGCGACATCTTCGCCGGCACCAATCACGGCGTCATGAAATTCTCGAGCAAGACGCTGTTGTGGGAGCCTGCCAGTGTCGTGGTGAAGGAAAAGACCACGCCTGGTCCTAAGATTCCCGCGAAGGTCGTTAAAGGCAAAAAGATTCCGGCACACGAAGGCACGCCGAAGGTCACCATCGAGAAATCGGAACTGACCTCGCAGGTGTCGCAACTCGTGTTCACTCCGGCGCTCTGGTACGCCGCCGCAAGCAGTGGCGTTTACAGCAGCAAGGATGATGGCAAAACCTGGCAACACGCCGATATCGAAGGTGACGTACGTTTCCTTGCGATCGGCGCGTTCGGCGACAAGGCCTTCGCAGCATCCGCACTTGACGGCTACGTCACAACCGATCACGGCGGACACTGGACGCAAGTGAGCGTGCCGAAGTTCATCACCGGTATCTACGATGCTGCGGTTGGGTTCGATCAGTCGCTTTGGCTGGCGACGCAGCAGGGTGCATTGCGTAGCGGTGACGACGGAAAGACATGGGAGCACGTTACGGCGGGACTCCCGTGGAAGCACGTCCTCACCGTCAGCCTCGATACCGCAAATAACCGGATGCTCGCCACCTCTCGCGATGGTCGCGGCGTTTACTCCAGCTCCGACAACGGACAGACTTGGAAGTATTCAGATGACGCTGGTCTGCTGGTTCGTAGCGCCGTCGGTTATCGTGGCGGCTACCTGGCAGCGACGGCGTACAACGGCGTGGCGATTTCCTCGGCACCGGGCCACAGTGCGACGGCGCCTTCAGCGAGCGGTTCCGGTAACTCGAATTAA
- a CDS encoding TIGR04290 family methyltransferase, with the protein MATIHRVDVDRDLLSRRIEELGDWFHNLDLHGIATAPNHFLGDFPRVKWKHIERAIPRDLEGASVLDIGCNGGFYSIQMKQRGAGRVLGIDVDDRYLNQARFAAETLNLDIEFEKRSVYDVEKIEGQFDYVFFMGVFYHLRYPLFALDTVIKKVRKKLVFQTMLRGSEQTKAVENDYHFWNKEIFKDPDFPQMYFIENSYANDPTNWWIPNGAAAEGMLRSSGLEIVDHPESETWICEPRSSLRADGKYILDHELAGTL; encoded by the coding sequence ATGGCGACAATTCATCGTGTTGACGTTGACCGCGACCTGCTGTCACGCCGGATCGAAGAGCTCGGCGATTGGTTCCACAATCTCGATCTCCACGGCATAGCCACCGCGCCCAACCACTTCCTCGGCGATTTCCCGCGCGTGAAGTGGAAACACATTGAGCGTGCGATTCCTCGCGACCTCGAAGGCGCGAGCGTGCTCGACATCGGCTGCAACGGCGGCTTCTATTCCATCCAGATGAAGCAGCGCGGCGCCGGGCGTGTTCTCGGAATTGACGTAGACGACCGCTATCTCAACCAGGCACGCTTTGCCGCGGAAACCCTCAACCTCGATATCGAGTTTGAAAAGCGCTCGGTATACGACGTGGAGAAGATCGAGGGGCAGTTCGATTACGTCTTCTTCATGGGCGTCTTTTATCACCTGCGGTATCCGCTCTTTGCGCTCGACACGGTGATCAAAAAAGTTCGCAAGAAGCTCGTCTTTCAGACCATGCTTCGCGGCTCGGAGCAAACCAAAGCCGTCGAAAACGATTACCACTTCTGGAACAAAGAGATTTTCAAAGATCCCGATTTTCCGCAGATGTATTTCATCGAGAACAGCTACGCCAACGATCCAACGAACTGGTGGATCCCCAACGGCGCCGCCGCGGAAGGCATGCTTCGAAGCTCAGGCCTCGAAATTGTTGACCATCCCGAGTCCGAGACCTGGATCTGCGAGCCGCGGTCATCGCTCCGCGCCGACGGCAAGTACATTCTCGATCACGAACTCGCGGGCACGCTGTAA
- a CDS encoding sigma-54-dependent transcriptional regulator, with the protein MSREKVLIVEDEEHARTGLAELVESWGYATETAEDGLDALDKVTTFAPAIVITDLKMPRMDGLGLLQELGNHPESLAVVVLTGQGDVGVAVTAMKSGAYDFIEKPVDAARLRNILVNASKQQDAERELEVTRRKLRDTGLLGSLVGTSKKMQEIFRLIEMVAPSTASVLITGESGTGKEMVARTIHELSPRKVKPFVAINCAAIPESLIESEIFGHEKGAFTGALERRTGCFELAEGGTLLLDEIGEMPVATQAKLLRVLEDRKLRRLGSKTETSIDVRVLAATNKVPEEAVASGQLRNDLYYRLNVFNIHMPPLRDHKDDLPALVQFLLQDMNAKHGRSVSGVADEVNKAFQGYAWPGNVRELRNALERAVILCESRVVEPKHLPPGFGNVIPRAPVQEANGIRLGVGTTVEEAEKLLILKTLESTNNNKTRAAEILGISLKTLHNKLKEYGQNSAATAAAEAANS; encoded by the coding sequence ATGTCACGGGAAAAAGTTTTAATCGTAGAAGACGAGGAGCACGCACGTACCGGGCTCGCCGAGCTGGTGGAATCGTGGGGTTACGCCACGGAAACCGCGGAAGACGGCCTCGATGCTCTCGACAAAGTCACCACCTTCGCTCCAGCAATCGTCATCACTGACCTAAAGATGCCCCGCATGGACGGCCTTGGCCTCCTCCAGGAACTCGGAAATCATCCGGAGTCGCTCGCCGTCGTGGTGCTCACCGGGCAAGGCGATGTGGGTGTGGCCGTGACGGCGATGAAAAGCGGCGCCTACGATTTCATCGAAAAACCCGTAGATGCGGCACGTTTGCGCAACATCCTGGTGAATGCGTCGAAGCAGCAGGACGCCGAGCGCGAACTGGAAGTCACGCGCCGCAAGTTGCGCGACACTGGACTGCTCGGGTCATTGGTTGGAACGTCGAAAAAGATGCAGGAGATCTTTCGTCTGATCGAAATGGTCGCGCCGTCCACTGCATCTGTGCTCATCACCGGCGAGAGTGGAACCGGCAAAGAGATGGTCGCGCGGACGATCCATGAATTAAGCCCGCGCAAAGTCAAGCCGTTTGTCGCGATCAATTGCGCGGCAATTCCGGAGAGCCTGATCGAAAGCGAAATCTTCGGCCACGAAAAAGGCGCGTTTACCGGCGCGCTCGAGCGTCGCACCGGCTGCTTCGAACTCGCAGAAGGTGGAACGCTGCTACTCGACGAGATCGGCGAAATGCCGGTCGCGACGCAGGCGAAACTGCTCCGTGTTCTTGAGGACCGCAAGCTACGAAGGCTCGGCAGTAAAACAGAAACCTCGATTGACGTTCGCGTCCTCGCAGCGACGAACAAGGTCCCGGAAGAAGCAGTTGCGTCAGGACAATTGCGCAACGATCTCTACTATCGGCTGAATGTCTTCAACATCCACATGCCGCCGTTGCGCGATCACAAAGACGACCTTCCCGCGCTGGTGCAATTCCTGTTGCAAGACATGAATGCGAAGCACGGCCGCAGCGTTTCCGGCGTCGCCGACGAAGTGAACAAGGCGTTCCAAGGCTATGCCTGGCCGGGCAACGTCCGCGAATTACGCAACGCGCTGGAGCGTGCGGTAATTCTTTGCGAGAGCCGCGTGGTTGAACCCAAGCACCTGCCGCCCGGATTCGGCAACGTGATTCCACGCGCGCCCGTGCAAGAAGCGAATGGCATCCGGCTTGGCGTCGGGACGACGGTGGAAGAGGCAGAGAAACTGTTGATCCTCAAGACGCTGGAGTCCACGAACAATAACAAGACGCGGGCCGCGGAAATCCTCGGGATCAGCCTGAAGACGCTGCACAATAAGCTGAAAGAGTACGGCCAGAACAGTGCCGCGACGGCCGCGGCCGAGGCGGCGAACTCCTGA
- a CDS encoding lmo0937 family membrane protein has protein sequence MLWTIFAILLILWLLGWSFHVAGSLIHLLLVIAVVVAVINLITGRRTV, from the coding sequence ATGCTTTGGACTATCTTTGCGATTCTGCTTATCCTCTGGCTGCTGGGCTGGAGCTTCCACGTGGCAGGCAGCTTGATCCATTTGCTGCTCGTAATTGCTGTCGTGGTCGCGGTGATCAACCTGATCACCGGCCGGCGCACAGTTTAG